A genomic window from Glycine soja cultivar W05 chromosome 10, ASM419377v2, whole genome shotgun sequence includes:
- the LOC114372610 gene encoding transmembrane protein adipocyte-associated 1-like, translated as MVEQSVLVLEKQGPNPVLSEGIHDWVFECHGLLHNAVLIIASFLFVLYLALQAKKSFLRLSHGRSYIIISYYASLWLVSILNLLWCFSQAWECSPGKEFAWNLLSLFTTSGMLFLEVSLLAFLLQGNSTSGLEALTRTFGISGIIVGFDILLKAIYLFAFGIPIFINSGYPTPHVKWNLWVIHKLLLTLVYGFILFMYHSRWRERLPARPAYYKYVTIMFILNAIALFACGITGNGAAFGFWLYHFTVVCYHAAYLPLLYITFLADFFQEEDLHLENVYYSEMKDAGFFEADWN; from the exons ATGGTTGAGCAATCGGTGCTGGTGCTCGAAAAGCAAGGGCCAAATCCAGTGTTATCAGAAGGAATCCACGATTGGGTGTTTGAGTGCCATGGGCTTTTGCACAATGCGGTTTTGATCATcgcttcttttcttttcgtcTTGTACTTAGCACTGCAAGCTAAAAAGAGCTTCCTCAGACTCTCCCATGGCCGCTCTTATATCATTATATCCTATTACGCTTCCCTCTGGCTTGTCAGCATCCTTAATCTTCTTTGGTGCTTTTCCCAG GCATGGGAGTGCTCTCCTGGGAAAGAGTTCGCATGGAACTTGTTATCCCTCTTTACTACTTCTGGAATGCTGTTTCTAGAAGTGAGCTTGCTTGCTTTTTTACTTCAAGGAAATAGTACCAGTGGCTTAGAAGCGTTGACACGAACTTTTGGTATATCAGGGATTATTGTTGGTTTTGATATCTTGTTGAAG GCAATATATCTGTTTGCATTTGGGATTCCAATTTTCATCAACAGTGGTTACCCTACTCCTCACGTGAAGTGGAACTTGTGGGTTATCCACAAGCTGCTGCTTACCCTTGTTTATGGTTTCATACTGTTCATGTATCATTCTAGGTGGAGAGAAAGGTTACCTG CAAGGCCTGCTTACTATAAGTATGTTACCATTATGTTCATCTTGAATGCAATTGCGCTGTTTGCTTGTGGCATTACTGGAAACGGCGCTGCTTTTGGTTTCTG GTTATATCATTTCACGGTTGTATGTTACCATGCTGCCTATCTTCCCCTGCTGTATATAACCTTCCTGGCTGACTTTTTTCAG GAGGAAGATTTGCATTTGGAGAATGTGTACTACTCTGAAATGAAAGATGCTGGTTTCTTTGAAGCAGATTGGAACTGA
- the LOC114371001 gene encoding sodium/hydrogen exchanger 2-like, protein MVFEISSVVSKLQTLSTSDHASVVSMNLFVALLCGCIVLGHLLEENRWMNESITALLIGVCTGVVILLFSGGKSSHILVFSEDLFFIYLLPPIIFNAGFQVKKKQFFVNFMTIMLFGAIGTLISCTIITLGATQIFKRLDVGPLELGDFLAIGAIFAATDSVCTLQVLNQDETPLLYSLVFGEGVVNDATSVVLFNAIQSFDLNQIDSSIAVHFLGNFLYLFIASTMLGVLTGLLSAYIIKKLYIGRHSTDREVALMMLMAYLSYMLAELCYLSGILTVFFCGIVMSHYTWHNVTESSRITTKHSFATLSFVAEIFIFLYVGMDALDIEKWKFVSDSPGTSVATSGVLLGLILLGRAAFVFPLSFISNLAKKSPNEKISFRQQVIIWWAGLMRGAVSIALAYNQFTMSGHTSLRSNAIMITSTITVVLFSTVVFGLLTKPLIRLLLPHTPHHKESSITIITDPSTPSPKSVTIPLLGSAQESEVDIDGHDIHRPSSIRALLTTPTHTVHRLWRKFDDAFMRPVFGGRGFVPVEPGSPTERNGHQWR, encoded by the exons ATGGTTTTTGAAATCAGTTCTGTTGTTTCAAAATTGCAAACGTTATCCACCTCAGACCATGCCTCCGTGGTCTCCATGAACTTATTTGTGGCACTTCTTTGTGGTTGTATTGTCCTTGGCCATCTTCTTGAGGAGAATCGATGGATGAACGAGTCTATCACTGCCCTTTTGATT GGTGTTTGCACTGGCGTAGTCATTTTGCTGTTTAGTGGTGGCAAAAGCTCACATATTCTTGTTTTCAGTGAAgatcttttctttatatatcttCTACCACCTATAATATTCAATGCCgg gtttcaggtgaaaaagaagCAGTTTTTTGTTAACTTCATGACCATCATGTTGTTTGGTGCTATTGGTACATTAATATCATGTACCATCATAACTTTGG GTGCCACACAAATTTTTAAGAGGTTGGATGTTGGTCCTCTGGAATTAGGGGATTTCCTAG CAATTGGTGCAATATTTGCTGCAACGGATTCTGTTTGCACATTGCAG GTGCTAAATCAGGATGAGACACCTTTGCTGTACAGTCTTGTATTTGGGGAGGGTGTTGTGAATGATGCTACATCAGTGGTGCTTTTCAATGCAATCCAAAGCTTTGACCTCAACCAAATTGACTCTTCAATTGCTGTACACTTTTTGGGAAATTTCTTGTATCTATTTATCGCAAGCACAATGCTTGGAGTTTTG ACAGGTCTACTTAGTGCTTACATTATTAAAAAGCTGTACATTGGCAG GCACTCTACAGATCGTGAGGTTGCTCTTATGATGTTAATGGCATACCTGTCCTACATGCTTGCTGAA TTATGTTATCTGAGTGGCATTCTCACTGTATTCTTTTGTGGTATTGTTATGTCTCATTATACCTGGCATAACGTGACCGAGAGTTCAAGAATCACTACCAA GCATTCTTTTGCAACCTTGTCATTTGTTGCTGAGATCTTTATCTTCCTTTATGTTGGTATGGATGCCTTGGACATTGAAAAATGGAAATTCGTCAGTGATAG CCCTGGAACATCTGTAGCAACTAGTGGAGTATTGTTGGGTCTAATTCTTCTTGGAAGAGCAGCTTTTGTTTTCCCCTTATCCTTCATATCCAACTTGGCTAAAAAATCACCAAATGAGAAAATCAGCTTCAGACAGCAA GTGATCATTTGGTGGGCTGGCCTTATGAGAGGTGCTGTTTCCATCGCACTTGCATATAATCAG TTCACCATGTCGGGGCACACTTCACTGCGAAGCAATGCAATCATGATCACAAGCACCATCACTGTTGTGCTTTTCAGCACAGTG GTGTTTGGTCTGTTGACTAAGCCACTCATAAGGCTTTTACTGCCCCATACTCCACATCATAAAGAATCAAGCATCACGATAATCACAGATCCATCTACTCCAAGTCCAAAATCAGTCACTATCCCACTTCTTGGGAGTGCCCAAGAATCTGAAGTTGATATTGATGGCCATGATATCCATCGTCCAAGCAGTATTCGTGCCTTGCTTACGACTCCAACACACACTGTTCATCGTTTGTGGCGTAAGTTTGATGATGCATTCATGCGTCCTGTTTTTGGTGGCAGGGGTTTTGTTCCTGTAGAACCTGGCTCACCAACTGAACGTAATGGCCATCAATGgcgttga
- the LOC114369967 gene encoding acyl carrier protein 2, chloroplastic-like, protein MATNTFTGASLSERFLRLKLNQRLAFNSIAGQRYSSISSYGRRNVSFSSQPRSIRLTVSCAAKPETVEKVCKIVKNQLALSDDSKVNGESTFTALGADSLDTVEIVMGLEEEFGITVEEDSAQSISTVQEAADLIEEIINKQSP, encoded by the exons ATGGCGACGAACACGTTCACCGGAGCTTCACTCTCCGAACGCTTTCTCCGTCTCAAGCTGAATCAGAGATTG GCATTTAATTCAATTGCTGGCCAAAGGTATAGCTCAATTTCAAGCTATGGGAGAAGGAATGTTTCTTTTAGCTCACAGCCACGGTCAATTCGCCTTACAGTTTCCTGTGCT GCTAAACCAGAGACAGTAGAGAAGGTGTGCAAAATTGTAAAGAACCAACTTGCTCTATCGGATGACTCTAAAGTCAATGGCGAGTCAACATTCACAGCTCTTGGAGCTGATTCACTTGATACG GTTGAGATTGTGATGGGGCTTGAGGAGGAATTTGGTATCACCGTAGAAGAAGATAGTGCACAGAGCATCTCAACAGTTCAGGAAGCTGCAGATCTTATCGAGGAGATCATCAATAAGCAGAGTCCTTAG